The proteins below come from a single Corylus avellana chromosome ca3, CavTom2PMs-1.0 genomic window:
- the LOC132173708 gene encoding uncharacterized protein LOC132173708 has product MAEKEQGKPLTRFSYRTRSDEDEELSTELKFRQRKYIKCCGCVTAVFLLIAVTLLVLGFTVFHIKDPEVRMNSVTLPQLNLAAFNGTSGQRPNITLTADVSVKNPNAASFRYTNSTTSVYYRGEMVGEAQIPSGKAKARHTLRMNLTVDIITDKIAVESLAYDLRSGALAMSSFTKLSGRVKILNIFKKNIVVEMNCTMSYDVSSQSIQKQKCNSHVRV; this is encoded by the coding sequence ATGGCTGAAAAAGAGCAGGGCAAGCCGCTAACCCGTTTCTCCTACCGAACCCGCAGCGACGAAGATGAAGAACTTTCAACAGAGCTTAAATTCCGTCAAAGAAAATACATCAAGTGCTGCGGCTGCGTTACCGCCGTCTTCTTACTCATAGCCGTTACTCTTTTAGTCCTCGGCTTCACCGTCTTCCACATAAAAGACCCGGAGGTCCGGATGAACTCCGTGACACTCCCACAGCTAAACCTCGCCGCCTTCAATGGCACTTCCGGTCAAAGGCCGAATATCACCCTCACCGCCGACGTTTCCGTGAAGAACCCCAACGCGGCGTCGTTTAGATATACCAACAGCACGACGAGTGTGTATTATCGTGGGGAAATGGTGGGTGAGGCTCAGATTCCGTCCGGCAAGGCCAAGGCGAGGCATACCCTGAGGATGAATTTGACGGTGGATATCATCACCGACAAGATTGCCGTTGAAAGCCTTGCATACGATTTGAGGTCAGGAGCTTTGGCGATGAGCAGCTTTACAAAACTCAGCGGCAGGGTGAAGATCCttaatattttcaagaaaaatattgtaGTGGAAATGAATTGCACCATGTCCTATGATGTTTCCAGCCAATCCATTCAAAAGCAGAAATGTAATTCACATGTTCGTGTCTAG
- the LOC132174312 gene encoding uncharacterized protein LOC132174312 produces MAVKLDMSKAYDRVEWNFLEAIMCRMGFATKWIHLMRMCVTTVSYAVVINGSPCGHIIPKRGLRQGDTISPYLFLICAEALSALLSTGTEVGLLTGVPTSRRGSRLSHLFFADDSLLFCRATIEQWNCLTNALKAYEDALGQRLNNVKTSIYFSKNTSLVDREAILAASGIPASQSIDAYLGLPSMVGKSRTTAFRGVIDKVWKRLQDWKIKFLSRVGKEILLKAVIQAIPLYCMSVFLFPKGLCREINSLMKKFWWGNQANGSRVHWMNWETMGRSKNSGGMGFRDFHSFNKALLAKQCWRLWQYPESLIGQIMKAKYFPNTTILDAQLADLIEEKRSSAWGCSYSPVSVAASDHYCSHRISHCYCYEWTKSDLSGGTGSTLVGSTGWVVEA; encoded by the exons ATGGCGGTGAAATTAGATATGAGTAAAGCATATGACAGGGTGGAGTGGAATTTTCTTGAAGCTATTATGTGTCGAATGGGGTTTGCTACTAAATGGATTCATCTCATGAGAATGTGTGTGACCACGGTCTCTTATGCGGTTGTTATCAATGGAAGCCCCTGTGGCCATATTATTCCGAAGAGGGGACTACGACAGGGTGACACGATTTCCCCATATTTGTTCCTTATCTGTGCAGAAGCTCTAAGTGCTCTACTGTCTACAGGAACTGAAGTGGGGTTATTGACGGGTGTCCCTACATCTAGACGGGGCTCGCGGCTAAGCCACCtcttttttgcagatgatagtttGCTTTTTTGCAGGGCCACTATTGAACAATGGAACTGTCTGACAAATGCACTTAAGGCTTATGAGGACGCTTTGGGTCAACGTCTCAATAATGTTAAGACGTCCATTTATTTCAGTAAAAATACATCTCTGGTGGATAGAGAAGCGATTCTTGCAGCTTCGGGTATCCCTGCTTCCCAATCTATTGATGCCTATTTGGGTCTCCCTTCCATGGTTGGTAAATCTCGTACGACGGCTTTTAGAGGTGTTATTGACAAAGTTTGGAAGCGCCTACAAGATTGGAAGATCAAATTCCTCTCCCGAGTGGGTAAGGAAATTCTACTTAAGGCAGTAATTCAAGCAATTCCGTTGTATTGTATGAGTGTCTTCTTGTTTCCAAAAGGGCTTTGTAGGGAGataaattcattaatgaagaaattttggtggggaaATCAAGCTAATGGGTCTCGGGTGCATTGGATGAATTGGGAAACTATGGGGCGTTCCAAGAATTCTGGAGGTATGGGTTTTCGGGATTTTCATAGTTTTAACAAAGCCCTTCTAGCAAAACAATGTTGGAGGCTTTGGCAATACCCAGAAAGCCTAATTGGGCAAATTATGAAGGCAAAGTATTTCCCGAATACTACTATACTTGATGCCCAATTGG CGGATTTGATTGAGGAGAAACGCAGTAGTGCATGGGGGTGCTCTTACTCACCCGTCAGTGTTGCTGCGTCTGACCACTACTGCTCTCACCGAATTTCACACTGCTACTGCTACGAGTGGACGAAATCCGATCTGTCTGGTGGAACAGGCTCCACGCTGGTTGGCTCCACAGGCTGGGTGGTTGAAGCTTAA
- the LOC132174314 gene encoding uncharacterized protein LOC132174314: MGHLIATRCASRQGVLTPLGAELTGALLAVQFCKTLGLTRINFEGDAQVAVNAINSSTRDMSNFGHVVDDIHTELQGLPCWQFTFTRRDGNKAAHRLSRFAALHAISQTWRDTPPVWLRDIIYLEQTALGD, translated from the coding sequence ATGGGGCATCTGATTGCTACACGGTGTGCTTCAAGACAGGGTGTGCTCACTCCTCTAGGGGCAGAGTTAACAGGGGCACTACTGGCTGTCCAGTTCTGCAAAACCTTGGGGTTGACGAGGATTAATTTTGAAGGGGATGCGCAGGTGGCTGTGAATGCTATAAATTCTTCGACCAGGGATATGAGTAACTTTGGTCATGTTGTGGACGACATACACACCGAATTACAAGGCTTACCTTGCTGGCAATTCACGTTCACTCGAAGGGATGGGAATAAAGCCGCTCATCGTTTATCTCGCTTTGCGGCATTGCATGCGATAAGCCAGACATGGCGTGATACACCGCCTGTTTGGTTGAGAGACATTATTTATTTGGAGCAAACTGCTCTGGGAGACTAA
- the LOC132174315 gene encoding late embryogenesis abundant protein At1g64065-like yields the protein MAEELPFAPSKMCPRSDEEIATFKALKKERSGKCFVYIFAGVVTLSIIVLVFALIVLRVKIPDVKLRSITVKNLKYQGNNSESPSFNATFVAEVTIKNTNFGRFKFDDSTLSVLYGGVNVGDRKMGHGRVKARETQGMNFTVEVRSNRVMDARNLSREIEGGMVKLSSYARLSGRVNLMNIVRKRKITEMNCTMTLDLANHAFRDLRCF from the coding sequence atgGCGGAAGAACTTCCATTTGCACCAAGCAAGATGTGTCCACGAAGCGACGAAGAGATTGCCACGTTCAAAGCactaaaaaaggaaagaagtgGGAAATGTTTCGTTTACATATTCGCCGGAGTTGTCACCCTGAGCATCATCGTACTGGTCTTCGCCTTGATCGTCTTACGTGTCAAAATCCCCGACGTCAAACTGCGGTCGATCACGGTGAAAAATCTCAAGTACCAAGGCAATAACTCAGAATCGCCCTCTTTTAACGCAACTTTTGTCGCCGAGGTGACAATTAAGAACACAAATTTTGGTCGGTTCAAATTTGATGACAGCACGTTGAGTGTGCTGTACGGTGGCGTGAACGTCGGTGACAGAAAGATGGGGCACGGGCGGGTGAAAGCAAGAGAAACCCAAGGGATGAATTTTACAGTAGAAGTGAGATCTAATAGGGTAATGGATGCGAGGAATCTTAGCCGTGAGATTGAAGGAGGGATGGTGAAACTGAGTAGCTATGCAAGGTTGAGTGGGAGAGTGAATTTGATGAATATTGTAAGGAAGAGGAAGATCACAGAAATGAACTGCACAATGACTCTTGATTTGGCAAACCATGCCTTCCGGGATCTTCGATGCTTCTAA